The Papaver somniferum cultivar HN1 chromosome 3, ASM357369v1, whole genome shotgun sequence genome includes a region encoding these proteins:
- the LOC113360185 gene encoding SNF1-related protein kinase regulatory subunit gamma-like PV42a, with protein MEKGMSIDINKNSFSDELEWLKQTKVGDLISDHHLQNKNKRLVEILYTATLAHTMNALVANNVVAVPIAAPPGHWIGAGGSMILESDKHSGVVRKHYIGMLTMFDILAHLAEDPIDVVGTNGDDGGAGVFDMDKRMSVPVSSIIGHSLEGLSLWTLNPHTSLLDCMEVFSKGIHRALIPLDSHMDNVLGVELAENSSSYRMLTQMDVLSFLKSHGSKLKNVISHTIGELGAVMEQVFAVTNRTKVIDAIKCMRTGGLHAVPIIEAFDATDEDHKQLINGKGRKIVGTFSATDLKGCPIDLLQSWMSIDVLEFTNRVSTGPVNDGVGDESAESTSRTLVTCYAESSLGEVIDKAVTGHVHRIWVVDRQGLLDGIVALTDVLRVIRISLLSGCIARAIMARGQKGCCAMANDFVGVLGVFTVTVVAVIVLVLAEGGYVGVADDTEEAIRLGHKVGGKQLQFEEEEEIEKVVLVFFCNGGDGVADGGVSVFTVTVKEEKSMISFWQKREFLFAT; from the exons atggagaAAGGTATGTCCATAGACATAAACAAGAACAGCTTCAGTGACGAACTTGAATGGCTAAAACAAACAAAAGTAGGAGACTTGATATctgatcatcatcttcaaaacaaGAACAAGAGATTAGTAGAAATACTATATACAGCAACACTAGCTCACACCATGAATGCACTTGTAGCGAATAACGTTGTGGCTGTACCTATAGCTGCACCACCTGGTCACTGGATTGGTGCTGGTGGTTCTATGATTCTAGAATCTGATAAACATAGTGGTGTTGTTAGGAAGCATTATATTGGTATGCTTACCATGTTTGATATATTAGCTCATTTGGCTGAAGACCCGATTGATGTAGTCGGTACTAACGGTGATGACGGCGGCGCCGGCGTTTTTGATATGGATAAACGGATGTCAGTTCCGGTGTCCTCTATCATTGGTCATAGTTTGGAAGGTCTTAGTTTATGGACTCTAAATCCTCATACCAG CCTTTTAGATTGTATGGAAGTATTCAGCAAAGGCATACACCGGGCATTGATACCACTTGACAGCCACATGGATAATGTACTAGGAGTAGAACTTGCAGAAAACTCATCTAGTTATCGGATGCTTACTCAAATGGATGTTTTAAGTTTTTTAAAGTCGCATGGATCTAAGCTGAAAAACGTCATTTCTCACACTATCGGAGAGTTGGGTGCTGTCATGGAACAAGTCTTTGCGGTAACGAACCGTACAAAAGTTATCGACGCTATAAAATGTATGAGGACTGGAGGGTTACATGCTGTTCCGATCATTGAAGCTTTTGATGCGACAGATGAAGATCACAAGCAACTCATAAAT GGGAAAGGAAGAAAGATTGTAGGCACATTCTCTGCAACTGATCTCAAGGGATGTCCAATTGATTTGCTGCAGTCTTGGATGTCTATTGATGTTCTTGAATTTACTAATAGGGTGTCAACAGGCCCGGTTAATGATGGTGTTGGGGATGAGTCCGCGGAGTCGACTTCAAGAACACTTGTAACGTGTTATGCAGAGTCGAGCCTTGGTGAAGTAATCGACAAAGCTGTCACAGGACATGTTCATCGTATATGGGTTGTAGACAGACAAGGATTGCTGGATGGGATCGTTGCTTTAACAGATGTACTTCGAGTCATAAGAATCTCATTGTTGTCTGGC TGTATTGCccgtgccataatggcacggGGACAGAAGGGATGCTGTGCTATGGCTAATGATTTCGTCGGTGTATTG GGGGTTTTCACGGTAACGGTGGTAGCTGTGATTGTGCTGGTGTTAGCGGAGGGTGGTTATGTTGGTGTCGCAGATGATACTG AAGAGGCAATTAGATTAGGGCACAAAGTTGGGGGTAAACAACTacaattcgaagaagaagaagagattgagAAAGTGGTGTTGGTGTTTTTCTGTAATGGAGGGGATGGTGTTGCTGATGGTGGTGTTTCAGTGTTCACGGTGACGGTAAAGGAGGAAAAATCGATGATTTCTTTTTGGCAAAAGAGAGAATTCTTATTTGCCACTTGA